A window of Desulfocurvibacter africanus subsp. africanus DSM 2603 contains these coding sequences:
- a CDS encoding host-nuclease inhibitor Gam family protein — translation MARSKPQVMTIEDLAQADAVLEELCRIGRKLGEIEAAMNEALDVAKAEAKKAAAPLAARKKELETALATFGAYNKADLFKKRRSVERAFGVFGFRKSTKLKLLSKFTWALVLQRLKELKLEDGIRIKEEVNKEALQTWPEERQETVGVKLDTSDEFFIELSQEKLKEEAA, via the coding sequence GTGGCACGGAGCAAACCGCAAGTGATGACAATCGAGGATCTGGCCCAGGCCGATGCCGTGCTGGAAGAGCTGTGTCGCATCGGCCGCAAGCTGGGCGAGATCGAGGCAGCCATGAACGAAGCCCTGGACGTGGCCAAGGCCGAGGCCAAGAAGGCGGCCGCACCCCTGGCCGCGCGCAAGAAGGAGCTGGAGACGGCTCTGGCCACGTTCGGGGCCTACAACAAGGCCGATCTGTTCAAGAAGCGCAGGTCCGTTGAGCGCGCCTTCGGCGTGTTCGGCTTCCGCAAGTCCACCAAGCTCAAGCTTCTTTCCAAGTTCACCTGGGCACTGGTGCTCCAGCGCCTCAAGGAGCTGAAACTGGAGGACGGCATCCGGATCAAGGAAGAGGTCAACAAGGAAGCCCTGCAGACCTGGCCCGAGGAGCGCCAGGAGACGGTCGGCGTGAAGCTGGACACGAGCGACGAGTTCTTCATCGAGCTGAGCCAGGAGAAGCTCAAGGAGGAAGCGGCATGA
- a CDS encoding AAA family ATPase, giving the protein MTQAQPSVNGDVAPLRNVTLLDELVKRVMNRPPHLPGMGCFYGHSGYGKTVAATRAVVVNRAVYVEVGESWTRKKLCTALLRQVGVPAKRTVADMIEQIIDCLCRTKLPVLVDEADHLARKGMIEVVREIHDKSGASIVLIGEEMLPELLSRWERVDNRVLDWVPAQPASLEDTRHLARLYAPGVEIGQDLLAKIHEAGGGRVRRICVNLERARERAAIEGLEIMGLAQWGDEPFFSGRPPARRR; this is encoded by the coding sequence ATGACCCAGGCACAACCCTCTGTCAACGGGGACGTGGCCCCACTGCGGAACGTGACGCTGCTGGACGAACTGGTCAAGCGGGTCATGAACCGCCCGCCGCATCTGCCAGGCATGGGCTGCTTCTACGGCCACAGCGGCTACGGCAAGACCGTGGCCGCGACCAGGGCCGTGGTGGTCAACCGGGCCGTGTACGTGGAGGTCGGCGAGAGCTGGACGCGCAAGAAGCTCTGCACAGCGCTCCTGCGCCAGGTCGGCGTACCGGCCAAGCGCACGGTGGCGGACATGATCGAGCAGATCATCGATTGCCTGTGCCGTACCAAGCTGCCGGTGCTCGTGGACGAAGCGGACCATTTGGCCCGCAAGGGCATGATCGAGGTGGTGCGCGAGATCCACGACAAGAGCGGAGCGTCCATCGTGCTCATCGGCGAGGAAATGCTTCCGGAGCTGCTCTCCAGGTGGGAGCGCGTGGACAACCGGGTCCTGGATTGGGTTCCGGCCCAGCCCGCGAGCCTTGAGGACACGCGCCATCTGGCCCGGCTTTACGCCCCAGGCGTTGAGATCGGCCAGGACCTGCTGGCGAAGATCCACGAGGCCGGAGGGGGCCGCGTGCGCCGGATCTGCGTGAATCTGGAGCGGGCGCGCGAGCGCGCGGCCATCGAGGGCCTGGAGATCATGGGCCTGGCCCAGTGGGGCGACGAGCCCTTCTTCTCCGGCCGTCCGCCCGCCAGGAGGCGCTAG
- a CDS encoding Mu transposase C-terminal domain-containing protein produces the protein MTTLKDVYSTKELADLLGTSERTIQRQAKAEGWQSRPRSGRGGGSEWITSALPIETRDKLAEALLARSAPAVILAPEAIPAPAVSLKTWQREIRDARLAILDAVSRLGAAVGMLEAERKIAEAAACGGLVEHLQALVLKANARSGSSRALSAATLRNWRRILKLQGPDGLAPKAPEARRNDPAWLLYFMKLYQRRGQPSIRQCYEELQTPGLLPDDVTLPALRTVERELARMGVRVKNKGRLGSRELKKFMAYKRRGLDDLELGDVYTADGHKADLNVQHPIHGQPVRPEIISVLDLVTRRCVGWSAELHESSWLVADAVRNAVEIGGIPAIFYVDNGCGFKNEVLTGPALGMLSRLGTSVQHSLPYGSQARGVIERFQGSCWVRSARMLPAYCGMDMDQQSRKERDDRIKKDLKEQGSSKLLMSWQQFVDWAQGCIDAYNNRPHSSLPKITDQETGRARHMSPNELWNLRLSQGAEVLRPTPEETADLFRPYVVRTVRRCVVQVANNSYFARELDLYHEREVQVGYDIHNVQMVWVRDLEGRLICTAGLDANATPYFPKPVIEQAREERARQQLKRIRRKEDKILAGAAPMLEAAPVAVELTPAQQAKHAELVREFEQALQAKAEPAEQVRPEPKPMDIKKARYLRALSLEQRLERGEQISEADARWLDGYSKTAEYLSQRDMYREFGLAAFEA, from the coding sequence ATGACTACGCTGAAAGACGTATACAGCACGAAGGAGCTTGCGGACCTGCTCGGCACAAGCGAGCGGACGATCCAGCGTCAAGCTAAGGCTGAAGGCTGGCAGTCCCGCCCGCGCTCCGGCCGTGGCGGCGGAAGCGAGTGGATCACCTCCGCCCTGCCCATCGAAACCCGTGACAAGCTTGCCGAGGCGCTCCTGGCTCGCTCGGCTCCGGCCGTGATCCTTGCCCCGGAGGCCATTCCGGCCCCGGCCGTCAGCCTCAAGACCTGGCAGCGCGAGATCCGCGACGCGCGACTGGCCATCCTCGACGCCGTATCCCGCCTGGGTGCCGCCGTGGGCATGCTGGAGGCCGAGCGCAAGATCGCCGAAGCGGCCGCGTGCGGCGGCCTGGTCGAGCACCTGCAGGCCCTTGTGCTCAAAGCCAATGCCCGCTCGGGCTCATCCCGCGCATTGTCCGCCGCGACCCTGCGCAACTGGCGGCGCATCCTCAAGCTGCAGGGCCCGGACGGCCTTGCGCCCAAGGCTCCCGAGGCCAGGCGGAACGATCCGGCCTGGCTGCTCTATTTCATGAAGCTGTACCAGCGGCGCGGCCAGCCAAGCATCAGGCAGTGCTATGAAGAGCTTCAGACACCTGGGCTCCTGCCGGACGATGTGACCTTGCCCGCGCTGCGCACTGTCGAGCGCGAGCTGGCGCGCATGGGCGTGCGGGTCAAGAACAAGGGTCGCCTGGGCTCGCGCGAACTCAAGAAGTTCATGGCCTACAAGCGTCGCGGCCTCGACGACCTGGAGCTGGGGGACGTCTACACGGCGGACGGCCACAAGGCCGACCTGAATGTACAGCATCCCATCCACGGCCAGCCCGTGCGGCCGGAGATCATCTCCGTGCTGGATCTTGTGACCAGGCGCTGCGTGGGCTGGAGCGCCGAGCTGCACGAATCGTCCTGGCTCGTGGCCGACGCCGTGCGCAACGCCGTGGAGATCGGCGGAATCCCGGCCATCTTCTACGTGGACAACGGCTGCGGCTTCAAGAACGAGGTGCTCACAGGCCCGGCCCTGGGCATGCTCTCCCGCCTGGGCACCTCGGTGCAGCACTCGCTGCCCTACGGCAGCCAGGCGCGCGGCGTCATCGAACGCTTCCAGGGCTCCTGCTGGGTCCGCTCCGCACGCATGCTGCCGGCCTACTGCGGCATGGACATGGACCAGCAGTCCCGCAAGGAGCGCGACGACCGCATCAAGAAGGACCTCAAGGAGCAGGGATCGTCCAAGCTGCTCATGAGCTGGCAGCAGTTCGTGGACTGGGCTCAGGGGTGCATCGACGCCTACAACAACCGCCCGCACTCCAGCCTGCCCAAGATCACCGACCAGGAGACGGGCCGGGCTCGGCACATGAGCCCCAACGAGCTTTGGAACCTGCGCCTGTCCCAGGGAGCTGAGGTCCTGCGGCCAACTCCCGAGGAGACCGCCGACCTGTTCCGGCCCTACGTTGTGCGCACCGTGCGCCGCTGCGTCGTCCAGGTCGCCAACAACTCCTATTTCGCCCGTGAGCTGGACCTCTACCACGAGAGAGAGGTGCAGGTCGGCTACGACATCCACAATGTCCAGATGGTGTGGGTGCGCGACCTGGAAGGCCGGCTCATCTGCACGGCCGGCCTGGACGCCAACGCCACGCCCTACTTCCCCAAGCCCGTCATCGAGCAGGCCCGCGAGGAGCGCGCCCGGCAGCAACTCAAGCGCATCCGGCGCAAGGAGGACAAGATCCTGGCCGGAGCCGCGCCCATGCTGGAGGCCGCGCCCGTGGCCGTCGAGCTTACCCCGGCCCAGCAGGCCAAGCACGCCGAGCTTGTGCGCGAGTTCGAGCAGGCCCTGCAGGCCAAGGCCGAGCCGGCCGAGCAGGTCAGGCCGGAGCCGAAGCCCATGGACATCAAGAAGGCGCGCTACCTGAGGGCCTTGAGCCTGGAGCAGCGGCTGGAGCGTGGGGAGCAGATTTCGGAAGCGGATGCCCGCTGGCTGGATGGCTACAGCAAGACTGCCGAGTACCTGAGCCAGCGGGACATGTATCGGGAATTCGGCCTCGCGGCGTTTGAAGCGTAG
- a CDS encoding phage regulatory CII family protein produces the protein MRKSADGRQLSLFGPGLDVLQALKAAMNRAAKESALSREQICDRMSEVAAEHGIRLQAGNALRMAPATLEKWLNPADREHVPGLRALVVFCRVVGDHGAIQALAAPLGLTIIDERQAALLERAEIEAEIKRLQRRKKKLEEEI, from the coding sequence ATGCGCAAGTCAGCGGACGGTAGGCAACTTTCCCTCTTCGGGCCTGGACTGGACGTACTCCAGGCGCTCAAGGCGGCCATGAACAGGGCCGCCAAGGAAAGTGCTTTGTCCCGTGAGCAGATCTGCGACCGCATGTCCGAGGTGGCCGCCGAGCACGGCATCAGGTTGCAGGCCGGGAATGCCTTACGAATGGCTCCGGCGACCCTTGAGAAGTGGCTCAATCCAGCTGACCGAGAGCATGTGCCTGGGCTGCGCGCTCTGGTGGTGTTCTGCCGCGTCGTGGGCGATCACGGGGCCATCCAGGCTCTGGCCGCGCCGCTTGGGCTCACGATCATAGATGAACGACAGGCGGCGCTCCTGGAGCGGGCCGAGATCGAAGCCGAGATCAAGCGGCTGCAACGTCGCAAAAAGAAGCTTGAGGAAGAAATATGA
- a CDS encoding XRE family transcriptional regulator, with protein MATNEGLSEFVSEFDPRSATQNFGERLKKEREKLGLSQRDMAQKVGVGLSSIQNYESGLLPKGDHLVKLAVALSCSVDWLLFGTKQGAGEHSEASRMGVGFPSQVIQPCDPELVMVPKVEARLSAGTGSLETSAEITGRFAFRSKWIRARGNPQEMVLMDIYGDSMEPEIKAGDTALIDQSQTDVHVGRIYAIGIDSEVFIKYVDRIPGKYILRSANKNYEPIPVDLNEESCNVRIIGRVVWWCREAR; from the coding sequence ATGGCGACCAACGAAGGGCTGTCGGAGTTTGTGTCGGAGTTTGACCCTAGAAGTGCGACACAAAATTTTGGGGAAAGACTCAAAAAAGAACGCGAGAAGCTGGGCTTGTCCCAGCGTGACATGGCCCAAAAAGTTGGTGTTGGTCTATCCTCAATCCAGAATTATGAAAGCGGGCTTCTGCCTAAGGGAGACCACCTGGTAAAACTGGCAGTTGCCCTTTCTTGCTCTGTAGACTGGCTCCTCTTCGGAACCAAGCAGGGCGCCGGTGAGCACTCCGAAGCTTCAAGGATGGGTGTTGGTTTTCCTAGCCAAGTAATCCAACCCTGCGACCCGGAGTTGGTCATGGTACCAAAGGTCGAGGCCAGGCTCTCTGCCGGGACAGGCAGCCTGGAGACCAGCGCGGAAATCACAGGGCGATTCGCCTTCCGCTCCAAGTGGATTCGAGCCCGAGGCAATCCTCAAGAGATGGTTTTGATGGACATCTACGGGGATTCAATGGAGCCGGAGATCAAGGCAGGTGACACGGCCCTGATTGACCAGAGCCAGACCGACGTGCATGTGGGTAGAATCTATGCGATAGGCATTGATAGTGAGGTTTTCATCAAGTACGTGGACCGAATCCCCGGCAAGTATATTCTTCGATCTGCAAACAAAAACTACGAACCTATCCCCGTTGATCTTAACGAAGAGAGCTGCAACGTCCGCATTATCGGCCGGGTTGTGTGGTGGTGCAGGGAGGCCCGCTGA
- a CDS encoding DEAD/DEAH box helicase gives MNPTIHDFLASLAKDDPYGDQVVHHEILPERAESLAQTRRPWPRLVQGLLASRSISKLYSHQALACDLVRAGRHVVVATPTASGKSLTYTLPVIEQSLAMPDSKALWLFPLKALAQDQLRSFNELTALLPPDPRPGAAIYDGDTPDHRRRKLREDPPGVLLTNPEMLHLSLLPHHSTWAAFWAGLTHVVVDEVHTYRGVMGSHMAMLFRRMLRMCRYYGAQPTFVFCSATIGNPGELANLLTNLRAEVILDSGAPQGRRHFLFMDPAASAATAAIRLLRQALERGLRTIVYCQSRKMTELIAIWAAEKSGEFKERISAYRAGFLPEERREVETRMASGDLLAVVTTSALELGIDIGSLDLCILVGYPGTIMATLQRGGRVGRKQQESAVVLIAQEDALDQYFLRHPEDFFNRPPESAVLNPANPVIVTRHLDCAAAELPLRMDEPMLQEEGIAQVAQDMLQQGTLLQSADGRQLHSRRKRPHREVDLRGAGGTMVIEVDGQVIGQIDEYRAFREAHDGAVYLHRGETFVVDRLDLPGRRALAHKARVGYYTRVRGEKDTEILRVYGSRQVLDTRVHHGRLRVTETITGYEKRRTSDGKMLTIVPLELPPQSYETEGLWIEIPSEIQAAAEEERHHFMGGIHAVEHAAIGILPLLVMCDRNDLGGISIPFHPQVNSAAVFVYDGAPGGVGLSRLAFTKAEELLVKTLAVVRECPCELGCPSCVHSPKCGSGNRPISKDAAAFVLELLCGESGRALPSPNPTHQGGRPAGPAMFRSDEALADSAPIAPERVYLADTIPPVGRRPTGERGGGFAGALAGEDAADFPTDPEASPGPSEQRPSAAQRRGRGDEFPRQGSGGGAPSSPSPSRFVVLDVETRRSAAEVGGWHRARDMGVSVAVAYDSTTDVFHTFGQDELDGLCELLSGVELVVGFNVRRFDYAVLSGCVEYDFLRLKTLDMLEHVKRRLGYRLALDHLASATLGAGKSADGLQALAWWKEGRVDLIAEYCRADVRITRDLYLFGRDKGHLLFKNKAGSLVRLPVDWTG, from the coding sequence ATGAACCCGACCATCCATGATTTCCTGGCCAGCCTGGCCAAGGACGACCCCTACGGCGACCAGGTCGTCCATCACGAGATCCTGCCCGAGCGGGCCGAGAGCCTGGCCCAGACGCGCCGGCCATGGCCCAGGCTCGTGCAGGGCCTTTTGGCCTCGCGGTCGATTTCCAAGCTTTACAGCCATCAGGCCTTGGCCTGCGACCTGGTGCGCGCCGGCCGCCATGTGGTCGTGGCCACGCCCACGGCCAGCGGCAAGTCGCTGACCTACACGCTGCCCGTCATCGAGCAGTCCCTGGCCATGCCCGACAGCAAGGCCCTGTGGCTGTTCCCGCTCAAGGCCCTGGCCCAGGACCAGCTGCGCTCCTTCAACGAGCTTACGGCCCTGCTGCCGCCCGACCCGCGCCCCGGCGCGGCCATCTACGACGGCGACACGCCCGACCACCGACGCCGCAAGCTGCGCGAGGACCCGCCCGGCGTGCTGCTGACCAACCCCGAGATGCTGCATCTTTCATTGCTTCCTCACCACTCCACCTGGGCCGCCTTCTGGGCAGGGCTCACGCACGTCGTGGTGGACGAGGTGCACACGTATCGCGGGGTCATGGGCTCGCACATGGCCATGCTCTTCCGGCGCATGCTGCGCATGTGCCGCTACTACGGCGCGCAGCCGACCTTCGTGTTCTGCTCCGCGACCATCGGCAACCCCGGCGAGCTGGCCAACCTGCTCACGAATCTGCGGGCCGAGGTCATCCTCGATAGCGGCGCGCCCCAGGGCCGGCGACATTTCCTGTTCATGGACCCGGCCGCCAGCGCCGCCACTGCCGCCATACGCCTGCTACGCCAAGCCCTGGAACGCGGCCTGCGCACCATCGTCTACTGCCAGTCGCGCAAGATGACCGAACTCATCGCCATCTGGGCCGCCGAGAAGTCCGGCGAGTTCAAAGAGCGCATTAGCGCCTACCGCGCCGGCTTCCTGCCCGAGGAGCGTCGGGAAGTGGAAACGCGCATGGCCTCCGGCGACCTGCTGGCCGTCGTGACCACCAGCGCCCTGGAGCTGGGCATCGATATCGGCTCCCTGGACCTGTGCATCCTCGTGGGCTACCCCGGCACGATCATGGCCACCCTGCAGCGCGGCGGCCGCGTGGGCCGCAAGCAGCAGGAATCCGCCGTGGTGCTCATCGCCCAGGAAGACGCCCTGGACCAGTATTTCCTGCGCCATCCCGAGGACTTCTTCAACCGGCCGCCCGAATCCGCCGTGCTCAACCCGGCCAACCCGGTCATCGTCACCCGTCACCTGGACTGCGCCGCCGCCGAGCTGCCCCTGCGCATGGACGAGCCCATGCTCCAGGAGGAAGGCATCGCCCAGGTCGCCCAGGACATGCTGCAACAAGGCACGCTCCTGCAATCCGCCGACGGCCGCCAGTTGCATTCCCGGCGCAAGCGCCCCCACCGCGAAGTGGACTTGCGCGGAGCCGGCGGCACCATGGTCATCGAGGTCGACGGTCAGGTCATCGGTCAGATCGACGAGTACCGCGCTTTCCGCGAGGCGCACGACGGCGCGGTCTACCTGCACCGGGGCGAGACCTTTGTAGTAGATCGCCTGGACCTGCCCGGCCGGCGCGCCCTGGCTCACAAAGCCCGCGTGGGCTACTACACGCGCGTGCGCGGCGAAAAGGACACCGAAATCCTGCGTGTGTACGGCTCGCGTCAGGTCCTCGACACCCGCGTGCACCACGGCCGGCTGCGCGTCACCGAAACCATCACCGGCTACGAGAAACGCCGCACCAGCGACGGCAAGATGTTGACCATCGTGCCCCTGGAATTGCCGCCCCAGTCCTATGAAACCGAGGGCCTGTGGATCGAAATCCCTTCCGAAATCCAGGCCGCCGCCGAGGAAGAACGCCACCACTTCATGGGCGGCATCCACGCAGTGGAGCACGCGGCCATCGGCATCCTGCCGCTTCTTGTCATGTGCGACCGCAACGACCTCGGCGGCATCTCCATACCTTTCCATCCGCAAGTCAACTCGGCCGCGGTCTTCGTCTACGACGGAGCGCCCGGCGGCGTGGGCCTGTCTCGCCTGGCCTTCACCAAGGCCGAGGAACTGCTGGTCAAAACCCTGGCCGTCGTGCGCGAATGCCCCTGCGAACTGGGCTGCCCGTCCTGCGTGCACTCGCCCAAATGCGGCTCCGGCAACCGGCCCATATCAAAAGACGCCGCGGCATTCGTGCTCGAACTGCTTTGTGGAGAATCGGGGAGGGCGTTGCCCTCCCCGAACCCCACCCACCAGGGGGGACGCCCCGCTGGACCCGCGATGTTCCGGAGCGATGAGGCCCTCGCAGACTCGGCCCCCATCGCTCCGGAAAGAGTATATCTCGCAGATACTATCCCCCCGGTCGGCCGCAGGCCGACCGGCGAACGCGGCGGCGGATTCGCCGGCGCTTTGGCCGGAGAAGACGCCGCCGATTTCCCGACCGACCCCGAGGCGTCTCCCGGTCCATCCGAACAGCGCCCTTCTGCCGCACAGCGGAGGGGCCGGGGGGACGAGTTCCCCCGGCAGGGGTCTGGGGGCGGCGCCCCCAGTTCGCCTTCGCCTTCCCGCTTCGTGGTCCTCGACGTGGAGACGCGCCGCTCGGCCGCCGAGGTCGGCGGCTGGCACAGGGCGCGGGACATGGGCGTGAGCGTGGCCGTGGCTTATGACTCGACCACGGATGTGTTTCATACGTTCGGGCAGGACGAGCTGGACGGCCTGTGCGAGCTGCTGTCCGGCGTGGAGCTGGTGGTGGGCTTCAATGTGCGCCGCTTCGACTACGCAGTGCTCTCGGGCTGCGTGGAGTATGACTTCCTGCGGCTAAAGACTCTGGACATGCTGGAGCACGTCAAGCGGCGGTTGGGCTATCGGCTGGCCCTGGACCATTTGGCCTCGGCCACGCTGGGAGCCGGCAAGAGCGCAGACGGGTTGCAGGCTCTGGCTTGGTGGAAGGAAGGCCGGGTGGATCTCATTGCCGAGTACTGCCGGGCCGATGTGCGCATCACTCGCGACCTGTACCTGTTCGGCCGGGACAAAGGCCACCTGCTGTTCAAAAACAAAGCCGGCAGCCTGGTGCGCCTGCCGGTGGACTGGACTGGTTAG
- a CDS encoding MerR family transcriptional regulator yields the protein MGGSVEEYLLIADLAKAAGMARNIVRRYVKSFPRLFPGKRFGRVTRYPEASVETLQRIAELYREGLNAAEIKKRLTGAEPGEREKSAQSGIAPVVESKTALEPAEGAVRDAARNEADDERIVELSTELRRLTGELDAVRQEAVRLAGQVNQLTRDRLENLERQERLEARLNELEALQGPPAEFLRLPLVFRSEQGEYLGVTDKQSSQHFSLRDFVCIIHKNAGGRTDVDTSWQRSGNAGWRLIIREIASVTGRSKSHYVDVERFATPKGNLVAKLMDLCFDGQTMPPFFVYELFRQIGRDFT from the coding sequence ATGGGCGGCAGCGTGGAAGAATATCTGCTCATAGCCGACCTGGCCAAGGCTGCGGGAATGGCCAGGAATATCGTGCGCCGCTACGTGAAGTCCTTTCCGAGACTCTTTCCGGGCAAGCGCTTCGGCCGTGTCACACGTTATCCGGAAGCGTCGGTCGAAACGTTGCAGCGCATCGCGGAGCTCTACCGCGAGGGCCTTAACGCCGCCGAGATCAAAAAGCGCCTGACCGGAGCAGAGCCTGGTGAGCGCGAGAAGTCAGCTCAATCAGGGATTGCTCCGGTAGTTGAGTCAAAGACAGCCCTGGAGCCTGCTGAAGGCGCTGTTCGAGATGCGGCCCGAAACGAGGCCGATGATGAGCGAATCGTGGAGTTGTCCACCGAACTACGCAGATTGACCGGGGAGCTGGACGCCGTACGCCAGGAGGCCGTGCGGCTGGCCGGGCAGGTGAACCAGTTGACTCGGGACCGCCTGGAAAACCTGGAGCGGCAAGAGCGTCTGGAAGCGCGCCTGAACGAGCTCGAGGCCTTGCAGGGTCCGCCTGCGGAGTTCCTGCGCCTGCCCCTGGTGTTCCGTTCGGAGCAGGGCGAATACCTGGGTGTGACCGATAAGCAGAGCAGCCAGCATTTCAGCCTGCGCGACTTCGTCTGCATCATCCACAAAAACGCCGGCGGCCGCACTGACGTGGACACGAGCTGGCAACGCTCCGGCAACGCAGGCTGGCGGCTGATCATCCGCGAAATAGCCTCGGTCACGGGTCGCAGCAAGAGCCATTACGTGGACGTGGAGCGCTTCGCCACGCCCAAGGGCAACCTCGTGGCCAAGCTCATGGACCTGTGCTTCGACGGCCAGACCATGCCGCCGTTCTTCGTCTACGAGCTGTTCCGGCAGATCGGCCGGGACTTCACTTAA
- a CDS encoding amidoligase family protein: MPFAMPPRTHTHEGRERRVGVELEFAGLGFPEIIAAVREVYGGTAKSENRFLHKIEGTSHGTFGVELDSSIFKQERYLKLLDRIGIHLHELDTGDLVEGVLERVAATVIPYEVVTPPIPLSELDSVERLRDALRARGAEGTGESLLYAFGLHFNIELPDLERETILSLLKAYLLLEEWIAEESDIDLSRRVTPFIEEFPHDYRARVVDQNYQPDLSALMADYLEANPTRNRSLDLLPLLCQLNCELVRRYPVESHLIKPRPALHYRLPNCRLDDPEWNVADEWSHWVSVEKLAEDRDKLEAMGREYVSRPGFPRNLLTPDWPETVRRLLR, encoded by the coding sequence ATGCCCTTCGCCATGCCCCCAAGAACACATACGCATGAAGGTCGGGAACGCCGCGTCGGCGTGGAACTCGAGTTCGCGGGCTTGGGTTTTCCGGAGATCATCGCGGCGGTGCGGGAGGTTTACGGCGGCACGGCCAAATCCGAGAACCGCTTCCTGCACAAAATCGAGGGGACGAGCCACGGAACCTTCGGCGTTGAGTTGGATTCGTCCATCTTCAAGCAGGAGCGCTATTTGAAGTTGCTGGACCGGATCGGCATCCATCTGCACGAGCTGGACACGGGCGACCTGGTGGAAGGTGTCCTGGAACGCGTGGCCGCCACGGTCATCCCCTACGAGGTCGTCACGCCGCCCATCCCCTTGTCCGAGTTGGACAGCGTTGAGCGCCTCCGGGACGCTTTGCGGGCGCGCGGGGCCGAAGGCACGGGCGAATCGCTCCTGTATGCCTTTGGGCTGCATTTCAACATCGAGCTGCCCGATCTGGAACGCGAAACCATTCTCAGCCTGCTCAAGGCCTACCTGCTCCTGGAGGAGTGGATCGCCGAGGAGTCGGACATCGACTTGAGTCGGCGCGTGACGCCATTCATAGAGGAATTTCCGCACGATTACCGGGCCAGGGTCGTGGACCAGAACTATCAACCCGACCTGTCCGCACTCATGGCGGACTACCTGGAGGCGAACCCCACGCGCAACCGTTCCCTGGACCTGCTCCCGCTATTATGTCAGCTCAACTGTGAGCTGGTGCGACGCTATCCGGTGGAAAGTCATCTCATCAAACCCAGGCCTGCCCTGCACTACCGCCTGCCCAACTGTCGGCTCGACGATCCTGAATGGAACGTGGCCGACGAGTGGTCCCATTGGGTGAGCGTGGAGAAGCTGGCCGAGGACAGGGACAAGCTGGAGGCCATGGGCCGTGAATATGTCAGTCGCCCGGGCTTTCCCCGGAACCTGCTGACTCCGGATTGGCCTGAGACGGTACGTAGGTTGCTGCGCTGA
- a CDS encoding gamma-glutamyl-gamma-aminobutyrate hydrolase family protein — translation MRRPLVGVTGPDKGGLAAWLCTWLAIRRAGGKACRITPSRQHPVDIDALVLGGGSDVDPRHYGQERLELEESIREQKGERVWWRRWLNIGLFPLLWLLRLVLSTRQAPAVDHARDELELKMLGAALLRQIPVLGICRGAQLLNIGLGGSLHQELSAFYTEIPQVRTVFPRKEVLLEPDSRLAGILGATSARVNALHDQAVKTLGSDLRVVAREPSGVVQAIEHTRQPLALGVQWHPEFMPQIASQQNIFRALVRQAARQPGE, via the coding sequence ATGCGAAGGCCGCTGGTGGGCGTCACGGGACCGGACAAGGGCGGCCTGGCGGCTTGGCTGTGCACATGGTTGGCCATTCGGCGCGCGGGCGGCAAGGCCTGCCGCATAACCCCGTCCCGGCAACACCCCGTGGATATCGATGCGCTCGTCCTTGGTGGCGGCTCGGACGTGGATCCGCGCCATTACGGCCAGGAACGGCTCGAGTTGGAGGAATCGATACGCGAGCAGAAGGGCGAGCGGGTCTGGTGGCGGCGCTGGCTCAACATCGGGCTTTTTCCGCTCCTGTGGCTCCTGCGCTTGGTGCTCAGCACCCGGCAGGCCCCGGCCGTGGACCACGCCCGCGACGAACTGGAGCTGAAGATGCTCGGCGCGGCCCTGCTGCGCCAAATTCCTGTCCTGGGCATCTGCCGCGGCGCGCAATTGCTCAACATAGGACTTGGCGGCAGCCTGCATCAGGAGCTGTCGGCCTTTTACACCGAGATCCCGCAGGTGCGCACTGTCTTTCCGCGCAAGGAGGTGCTGCTGGAGCCCGATTCGCGCCTGGCGGGCATCCTGGGCGCGACTTCGGCCAGGGTCAACGCCCTGCACGACCAGGCCGTCAAGACGCTGGGCAGCGATCTGCGCGTCGTGGCCCGCGAGCCTTCGGGAGTCGTGCAGGCCATCGAGCACACGCGCCAGCCCCTGGCTCTGGGCGTGCAGTGGCACCCGGAGTTCATGCCCCAGATAGCCAGCCAGCAGAACATCTTTCGGGCTTTGGTGCGGCAGGCCGCCCGGCAGCCGGGCGAATGA